In Xenopus laevis strain J_2021 chromosome 2S, Xenopus_laevis_v10.1, whole genome shotgun sequence, a genomic segment contains:
- the htr1d.S gene encoding 5-hydroxytryptamine receptor 1D, producing MAHYNTSFDQDIRIVSESFNSSDIMIEQEESTLLGLKITLAVFLSIITLSTLLSNVFVIFTIVMTRKLHTPANYLIGSLAFTDLLVSILVMPISIAYTVTHTWTFGQIVCDIWLLSDITCCTASILHLCVIALDRYWAITDALEYTKHRTARRAAVMISVVWIISICISIPPLFWRQAKAYEELTVCTINTDQISYTIYSTCGAFYIPTVLLIMLYGKIYIAARSRILKPPSIYGKRFTTAHLITGSTGSSFCSVNANVHMEHPHAAETPICINHIKIKLADSIIERKRLSAAREKKATKTLGIILGAFIVCWLPFFVVSLVLPICRDACWFHPLLFDFFTWLGYLNSLINPVIYTVFNEDFKKAFQKLIRHNNAS from the coding sequence ATGGCACATTATAATACATCGTTTGATCAAGACATTCGCATTGTATCAGAAAGTTTTAACTCCTCTGACATTATGATAGAACAGGAAGAGTCAACACTGTTAGGACTTAAGATCACTCTTGCTGTTTTTTTATCCATTATAACTTTATCTACCCTTTTGTCAAATGTCTTTGTCATTTTTACTATAGTTATGACTCGGAAGCTCCATACCCCTGCAAATTATCTAATTGGTTCCTTAGCATTTACTGATCTGTTAGTGTCAATCCTGGTAATGCCTATAAGCATTGCATACACAGTCACACATACATGGACATTTGGTCAAATTGTATGTGACATATGGTTGCTCTCAGATATTACTTGCTGCACTGCATCAATATTGCATCTGTGTGTCATTGCTTTGGATAGATACTGGGCTATCACAGATGCACTGGAATACACCAAACATCGGACAGCTAGGAGAGCAGCTGTGATGATATCAGTGGTGTGGATTATTTCCATATGTATTTCCATACCACCCCTCTTTTGGAGGCAAGCCAAAGCTTATGAAGAACTTACAGTATGTACAATCAATACTGACCAGATCTCATACACCATATACTCCACATGTGGTGCCTTCTATATTCCAACTGTACTTCTAATTATGTTGTATGGGAAGATTTATATAGCAGCACGATCAAGAATTCTAAAGCCCCCATCCATATATGGGAAAAGGTTTACAACAGCACATCTAATCACTGGATCAACTGGGTCTTCCTTTTGTTCAGTTAATGCAAATGTTCACATGGAACATCCACATGCTGCTGAAACACCCATCTGTATTAATCACATCAAGATAAAGTTGGCTGATAGTATtatagaaagaaagagactgtCTGCAGCCAGAGAAAAAAAAGCCACCAAAACCCTTGGCataattctgggggcatttatagtCTGCTGGTTACCATTTTTTGTTGTATCCCTGGTCCTACCTATCTGCAGAGATGCCTGTTGGTTTCATCCACTACTGTTTGATTTCTTCACTTGGCTGGGATATCTAAACTCCCTAATTAACCCTGTGATTTATACAGTTTTCAATGAAGATTTCAAAAAAGCATTTCAAAAACTCATTCGACACAACAATGCCTCCTAG